GAGGTAAAAAGGGTTCATGAGGAGAATGGGCTCTCCTTAAGCTTCTCGTTGACGAAGCGCACTATCCTCTCGATGTCATCTTCGATAGTGTCCGGTTCGGGTTTCATAAGGACATAGAATACGTTGGTCTTTGGAGTCAGCGAAACGTGCTTTACGTTGTGGGGTTTGGAGAGGCCCCCAACGAGCTCCCTAAGCTTTTCGACGTCCCTTTTCTTCTCGTAGAGGGCCTCATATTTCTTTCCCGCTATCTCGATCGTCTCTTTCTGGAGGAGGGGCTCGTTCTCGATGTCCGGCTTGAGCCGGTAGTAGCCCTTCTGGATGAGGTGTGCCTCACGCTTTATCTGGGCAAAGGGCTTCACCACGAAGTAGAGCTTGTCATGCCTGCTTGTAAGCAACGCTATTGGGAAGTACAGAAGGCTGTGCCTCGGAAGGAGGGTCAGGGTGTACTCAAACTTCCTGATGTTGTCGCGGTTGATCTTGTAGCTGGCTCTGAACCCTATGTAGCCACCGAGCCACACGTAGTCCTTATCCTCAGGTTTAACGACTTCCTCGATCTTCCGCAGGTAGAAGTCCATGAGTTGAAGGTTCAGCTTTCTCCCTTTGTAAAACTGAATCGATGTCAAAGCAGCTAACACCATTATGGCGAGCAGGATTCCAGACGTAAGTTCCATCCCTTATACCTCCAGATCATCTTCCAAAGGATAATATCGTTGCAGAGTGGTGTCATCGACTATCTCAAGGTATCCCACCTTATCCTCTAAAACCTTTACCATTTCCCTCACGATCTTTGCCTGGAGGGGCCAGTTCACGGCCATGGTGAAGGGATGTGCCGGGGTGTTCCTCGCGAAGGCAACGTATACCCTAACCCTGTTCTCCACCTCGTCTATTTCGACCTTCGTTACCAATCCTTCCGTCACGATATCCATGTTGGTGAAGGGATTCTCCACCTTTCGTAGCTCCTTAAGTATGTCCTCACTCTTCAAGGACCATACCTCCGAGCTTCTCCAGCCATTCGAGACCCCGCGGTTCTTCGGCGAACATGGGTATTTTCACTATCTCAACTCCTGAGAAGGTCTTGCCGATCTCCTCCAGCACCTTTCTCTGGGCCTCCAGCTTTACTTTTATCTCGGGAATCTCCCGTCCCACGGTTATAACCTTGTTGATGAGAATCATATTGAAGGGGACTTTGAACTTCTTCAGGCTCTCGTAGGCCCTCTTTGTTTCATATAGCGGGAGCATCTCGGGGTTCATAACCGTGACGACGCTCGTTTTCTTGGGGTCGGTTATAACATCTTCGACGAATTTTACCTCGGAGCGGTAGGCCTTCAGCTCCTTCATAACCGGATCCTCTTCTTCCTCCTTCGGGAGAACGAATTCCTGTCCATCAACTTGGAACTTCTGGTCTCCGTGGATCTTCACTATCATCCTCCGTCTCTCCAGTATCTTCCTGCGGATTTCGATCAGCTTGTCTGCCCATATGAGGGAAATCCTCGGTAAGGCTAAAACGCGTAGCGTAAGTCCCGTGGGTGGGGTATCAAACACTATCACGTCCCACTCCTCACCCTGAAGGAGGATGTTTCTAATCGCTTCGAGGGTGGCGTACTCCTCTATTCCGGGGGAGAAGCTTAGAACCTCGAAGTACTTCTCTAAGTTGATCACCGTGAGGTAGCGGTACATATGCTTCAGGTTTTCCTCCAAGTGCTTGAGGTACGACTTTATCAGCTTCTCCATGTCGAGCTCACTTGCGTAGAGGTTATCGGCCAGTTCTTTGGGCTTATCCTCCAGCTTAACCATGAAGACGTCCCCGAGGTTATGGGCCGGATCGAGCGATACTATGAGCGTTTTGTATCCCTTCTTTGAGAGGGCCGTCGCAAGGGCGGCGCTGGTGGTAGTTTTTCCAACGCCCCCTTTGCCTATCACGAACACAACCCTAAAATCCTCCTTGGGAATGAGGAATTCCCTCATCTCTACCACCTCAGTC
The Thermococcus radiotolerans genome window above contains:
- a CDS encoding iron-sulfur cluster assembly protein; amino-acid sequence: MKSEDILKELRKVENPFTNMDIVTEGLVTKVEIDEVENRVRVYVAFARNTPAHPFTMAVNWPLQAKIVREMVKVLEDKVGYLEIVDDTTLQRYYPLEDDLEV
- a CDS encoding ArsA family ATPase, with the translated sequence MREFLIPKEDFRVVFVIGKGGVGKTTTSAALATALSKKGYKTLIVSLDPAHNLGDVFMVKLEDKPKELADNLYASELDMEKLIKSYLKHLEENLKHMYRYLTVINLEKYFEVLSFSPGIEEYATLEAIRNILLQGEEWDVIVFDTPPTGLTLRVLALPRISLIWADKLIEIRRKILERRRMIVKIHGDQKFQVDGQEFVLPKEEEEDPVMKELKAYRSEVKFVEDVITDPKKTSVVTVMNPEMLPLYETKRAYESLKKFKVPFNMILINKVITVGREIPEIKVKLEAQRKVLEEIGKTFSGVEIVKIPMFAEEPRGLEWLEKLGGMVLEE